GGCCACCGCCGCGGTAGGCAGCAGCAGCGCGAGGAGCAGCAGGGGTGCCAGTAGCGTCTTCATCCGCACCCTCCACGTGGCACCGGGTGGCGCTAGTAGGACTTCGCGAAGATCACGCGCCGCGAACTGGCCCGCCCCGAGTAGACGCAGACGCCGGGCTCCAGGTCGGCCGGGTCCATCTCCAGCGGGATGCAGCGGATGGTGGCCTTGGTCTCCTCCTGGATGGCCGACTCGGTCTCGTCGGTGCCGTCCCAGTGCGCGACCAGGAAGCCGCCCTTGGACTCCAGCACGTCCTTGAACTCGTCCCAGGAGTCGACCCGGGTGGTGTTCGACCGGCGGAAGTCGACGGCGCGCTGGAAGATGTCGCGCTGGATCGTCGCAAGCAAGTCGGTGACGCTCTTGTCGAGGCCATCCACCGCCAGGCCCTGCTTCTCGCGGACATCCCGCCGCGCGCTGAACACCGAGCGCTTCTCCAGGTCCTTGGGGCCGATCTCGAGCCGCAGGGGGACGCCCTTCAGTTCCCACTCGGCGTACTTCCAGCCGGGCTTGAAGTTGTCGCGGTCGTCCACGTGGACGCGCAGGCCGGCGGCGGTGAGCTGCTCGGCCACGCGGTGGGCTTCGGCCACCGTGGCGCTGCGCTCCTCGTCGGTCTTGTAGATGGGCACCACCACCACCTGCACGGGCGCGAGGCGGGGGGGGAGGATGAGGCCGGCGTCGTCGCCGTGGGCCATGACCAGCGCGCCCACCAGCCGCGTCGAGACGCCCCAGCTCGTGGCCCAGACCAGCTCGCGCTCGCCCGCCTCGTTCTGATAGGTCACGTCGAAGGCGCGCGCGAAGTTCTGGCCGAGGTTGTGGCTGGTGCCGGCCTGCAGGGCCTTGCCGTCGCCCATGAGCGCCTCGATGCAGTAGGTGCGCACGGCGCCGGCGAACTTCTCCTGCTCGGTCTTGAGGCCCTTGATCACGGGCAGGGCCATCTCGTTCTCGGCGAAGTCGGCGTAGACGTCCAGCATGCGCAGCGTCTCTTCCTCGGCCTCGGCGGCCGTGGCGTGCGCGGTGTGGCCCTCCTGCCAGAGGAACTCCGTGGTGCGCAGGAAGAGCCGCGTGCGCATCTCCCAGCGCACGACGTTGGCCCACTGGTTGATGAGCAGCGGCAGATCGCGGTGGCTCTGGATCCACTTCTTGTACATGGACCAGATGATCGTCTCGCTGGTCGGCCGGATCACCAGCGGCTCCTCGAGCTTCTTGCCGCCGCCGTGCGTGACCACGGCCAGCTCGGGCGCGAAGCCCTCCACGTGCTCGGCCTCGCGCTTGAGGAAGCTCTCGGGGATCAGCATGGGGAAGTAGGCGTTGACGTGCCCGGTGGCCTTGAAGCGGCGGTCCAGACCCTCGCGCATGTTCTCCCAGAGGCCGTAGCCGTAGGGGCGGATCACCATGCTGCCCTTCACGGGCGAGTAGTCCGCCAGCTCGGCCTTCTGGACCACGTCCGTGTACCAGCGCGAGTAGTCCTCGCTCTGCTTGGCGATCCCCTGCGACATCGTCATCCTCCGAAGGTGCGGGTGCCCGCGCGGCGCGCGCGATCCGAGTACACTAGCCAAGCGGCTGCCGCGATGCAAGATCGCCGGGGCGTGGCCCTCGGGGGTGGTCGCCGGGTGCCGGATCCGGTATAATTGACCGAAGGCTCCGGAATCGTGGAGTCGGCACCACCGGAACCGGAAGGCTCGAAGGGGAGGTCCCCATGAAGCGCGTTTACAGATTCGCCCTGATCCTGGTGTTCGCCCTGCTGACGGCGGGCGCAGCGCCGGCCAGCCTCGTCACCAATCCGCACTTCCTTGCGGGTACGGATGGCTGGGACGTCTGGCTGACCCCGTCCGACGAGGCGGACCAGATCTACTGCGACGGCGACGTGCTCGCCTACGACGCCACGACGCTGGACCTTCAGGCGAATGGGTGCCATGCGCCGGGGCATGTCGACGAGTTCTACGGCAGCATCGCGCGCTTGTCCCAGCGGGTCACGGCTCCCCTGACCGGCGAGTACGAGCTCAGGCTCCGCTACGACCACTACCTGCCGTCTCACTGCGTGGACCAGGATCAGCAGATCATCGGCTACTACGGGATGGTCATCGTGAGGGTCGGGGACTGGCAGGCGACGTTGACGGGCTACGAGGAGGGGTGGCTGGAGGAGAGCTTCGTGCTCCCGCTCTCGCAGGGTGAGCACGAACTGAGCATCGAGGTGGTGGGTTACACGCTCGACCTGCCCGGGTACTACTGCTCGGATGCCGACCACGCCTACCTGGACGAGCTCGATCTCGTTCCGCTCACGACGGCAACCGAGTCGCTCTCGCTGTCGGCGGTCAAGTCGCGCTACTGAGCGGGCCCGCGGCGGAGGGCAAAGAAAAAAGCAACCGCGCCAGTCACTGCAACGGTTGCTTCTTGTTTTACCCCTGCTGCCCTGGCTATTGCAGGCGCGGTGCCAATCCGGGCGCCGCGCCTGTCGATTTTTAACTAACGCAGAGGCAACGGGTTATGGCCTAGACCCGTCCCCCGGGGCGGGTGGCGGCGGAACCCGGCCCCCGCACCCGTCCTCCGCAGTGGACGCGGACCCCGCCCGCGTGGACACTGCAGGGGACATCGTCGCACGCAGCCAAAGGAGAGGCCATGGACCACCGCGAGACGCCCCGGGGCTTTCTGCTCCGTCTGGATCGGGGCGAGGAGATCATCAGCACGCTGACGCGCTGGCTCGAGGAGAAGGACATCCGCTTCGGGGCGCTCACCGGCATCGGCGCCGTGGACGACCCCGAGCTCGGCCTCTTCACCATGAAGACGAAGGAGTACCTGCGCACCCGCTTCGAGGGCGAGTACGAGATCGTCAACCTCACGGGCAACGTGAGCACCGTGGACGGGAAACCCTTCCCGCACATCCACGGGCTCTTCTCCGATCTCGGTTGCCAGGTGGTGGGCGGGCACGTCTTCCACGCCGAGGTGGCCGTGACCTGTGAGATCGACCTTGCGGTCTACCCCGGCGAGGTGAAGCGCAGCAAGGACGCGGTCACGACGCTGAATCTGCTGGATTTCCGGGCATAGAAAGAGGCGGGGAAGACCGCGGGAAGGGGGAGAGGACGGACCCTGGTTGGAGGCGGCGCGCCCCGCACTCGCGGAGCCGATGTTCCGTCGGCGCTGCTCCGTCCACTGGAACGTTGGCGCCTGCCTCGATGTCCTCCCAGAAGACCCTTCACGTTGGCGGCTTCCCCGCCGGTGGAGGGGGAAGCGACCCCCTCAAAGTCCTCGCATGTGCTACCCGAAGTATAGCCCTCTTCGATGCCGCGTCAAACCGCGGGGCGCACTTTTGACAACTAGAGCGGCCACTTCTCCGAGTCGATCAAGACGTCCGCCACCTGGCGGCGCAGGGTCACCGTATCCAGCGGCGTGTGCTTGATCACGCGGCGCAGGCCGGCCAGCGTGGTGCTCAGCGTGTCGCCGCTCATCACCGCGGCCAGCGTCTCGCGTGCGCGCATCTCGATGCGGTCGAGGCCCTCGGTGCAGATGATGCGCGTCATGTCGGCGGCGACGTTCGTCTTCGCCGCGTCGCCCTGCGCCTGGATCTTGCGCGTGCGCATGACCGTGGACTCCATGGCGTAGACGTCCATGATCATGTCGGCCAGGAAGCTCAGCACCTCCTCGTGCGCCATGGGCTCCTTGAGCTTGTCGCCCAGCTCCTGCGCCACCGCGCCGAGGGTGAGCAGCGTGGTCTTCTTCGCCTGGGTGACCGCGTGCTGCTCGCCGCCGAGGAAGTCGCCGTCGTCGCCGGTGTCGAAGCTCGGCACGCCCATCAGCTCCTCGAGCAGCGCCTTGGCGCGCGCGAAGATCGGCAGGTGGTTCTTCGCCGCCTTCTTGATCACGTCTCCGGCGATGATCATCCGGTTGATCTCGTTCGTGCCCTCGAAGATGCGGTTGATGCGGCTGTCGCGGTAGTAGCGCTCGGCCACGTACTCCTGCGAGTAGCCGTAGCCGCCGAAGATCTGCACGCACTCGTCGACGCAGTAGTCCAGCGCCTCGGAGCAGTAGACCTTCATCATGGAGCACTCCGTCATGTACTCGCGGATGCCGTGTTCCACCACCTGGGCGTCGTAGTCCTCGGCGCCCTTGTCCAGCGTGGCGATGTTCTGGTCGATGTAGCCCGCCGTGCGGTAGACCATGCTCTGCGCGGCGTAGACCCGCGCCGCCATCTCGCCGATCTTGTGCTTGATCATGCCGAAACTGGTGATGGGCACGCCGAACTGCTGCCGCCCGTTGCCGTACTTCACCGCGTCGATCAGCGCCAGCTCGGCGCTGCCCGTGGCGCCCGCGCCCAGCTTGAAGCGGCCCACGTTGAGGATGTTGAACGCGATCGCCGCGCCGCGGCCGATGCGGCCGAGCACGTTCTCGGCGGGCACCTTGACGTCCTCCAGCACCAGGATGCGCGTGGAGGAGCCCTTGATGCCCATCTTCTTCTCCTCGGCGCCCGTGCGGAAGCCCTCCATGCCCTTCTCCAGGATGAAGGCCGTGAAGCGGTCCTTGCCGCCCTCCTCCTCCGGCGGCACCTGCGCGAAGACGATGAACAGGTCGGCGAAGCCGGCGTTGGTGATCCACATCTTCTCGCCGTTCAGCACGAAGTGGCTGCCGTCGGCGCTGGGGACGGCCTTCGTGCGCGCGGCCATGGCGTCGGAACCGCTGCCCGCCTCGGTCAGCGCGTAGGCGCCGAGGATCTCGCCCGTGGCCAGGCGGGGCAGGTACTTCTGCTTCTGCTCTGGCGTGCCGAAGTAGACGATGGGCAGCGTCCCGATGCCGGTGTGCGCGCCGTGGCCCACCTGGAACGAGCCGCTGGGCGCGAGCTTCTCGGCCACCAGCATGCCCACGCGCTTGGGCTGGGCCATGCCGCCGTAGGCCTCGGGGACGTCGATCATGAGCAGGCCCAGCGCGCCGGCCTCCTTGAGCAGGCCGGGCATGGCGCCCTCCTGCAGCGACTCGAGCGCGTCCATCTTCGGCATCACCGAGCCGGCGACGAACTGGCTCACCATGTCGCCGATCATCTTCTCTTCCGAGTTGAACCCCTCGGGCGTGAAGACCCGCTCGAGCGGGTGCTCCTCCACCAGGAAACTGCAGCCGCGGATCATGTCGGTGGTGGTTCCGTCTGCCATCGTGTGCTCCCTTTCGGTCCTGGGCCCCGCGTCCCCGCGGCGGCTACTGCAAGTTCTCGAAGATCCCCGCGGCGCCCATGCCGCCGCCCACGCACATCGTCACCATCGCGTAGCGCGCCTTGCGCCGCCGCAGTTCGTGGAGGGCCTGGGTCGTGAGCTTGGCCCCCGTGCAACCCAGCGGATGCCCCAGTGCGATGGCCCCGCCGTTCACGTTGGTCTTCGCGGGATCCATTCCCAGGCGCCGCATCACGGCGATGCCCTGGGCCGCGAAGGCCTCGTTCAGCTCGATGACGTCCATGGCATCGAGCGCCAGCCCCGCCGCCTTCAGGGCCTTCGGCACGGCTTCCACCGGACCGAGGCCCATGATCTCGGGCGCCAGCCCCGCGGCGGCGTAGCTCACCAGCCGCGCGAGGGGCGTGAGGCCGTGCTCGGCGGCGAAGTCGCTGTCGCAGACCATCACGGCCGCGGCGCCGTCGCTCATCTGGCTCGAGTTGCCGGCGGTCACGGTCCCGCCCAGCTTGAAGACCGGCCGCAGCCCCGCCAGCGCCTCGGCGTTGGTGTCGGCGCGGGGGCCTTCGTCGCGCGCGAAGTCCTCGCTCGCGCTGACCAGCTTGCCGCCCTTGCCCGCGGGGCGCGAGCGCGTGACCGTCACCGGCGTGATCTCCTCGTCGAAGCGACCGCCCTCTCGCGCCGCGACCGCGCGGCGGTGGCTCTCGAGCGCGAAGGCGTCCTGGTCCTCGCGACTGACGCCGTCCATCTCGGCGACGCGCTCGGCCGTGAGGCCCATGTTGAGATAGGCCTCGGGGCGATGCGCGGCCAGCTCCGGATTGGGGACGATCTTCACCCCGCCCATGGGGATGAGGCTCATGGACTCCGACCCGCCGGCGATGGCGCAGCGCACGGTGCCGCTGGCCACCTTGAGCGCGGCCAGATGGATGGCCTCCAGCCCGCTCGAGCAGTAGCGGTTCATCGTCATGGCGGGCACGGCGTCGGGCAGGCCGGCGAGGAAGACCACCTGGCGGGCGAAGTTCATCCCCTGCTCGGCCTCGGGAAAGGCGCAGCCGAGGATCAGGTCGTCCACCAGGGCGGGGTCCAGGCCGGGCACGCGCGCGAGCAGACCCTTCACGGCCGTGGCGGCCAGGGTGTCCGGACGCGTGGCCGAAAGCGTCCCGCGCGGGGCCTTGCCCACGGCGGTGCGAGTGGCGGCGACGATCACTGCTTCGGACATGACAGGCCTCTCAGTTGCGAAGCGGTTTTCCCGTCTTCAGGGTGTGCTGGATGCGCTCGAGGGTCTTCGGCTCGCCCACGAGCGAGAGGAAGGCCTCGCGCTCGAGCTCCAGCAGATACTCCTCGGTCACCCTCTGCGTGCCGGTCAGCTCGCCGCCGCAGAGGACGTTCGCGACCTTCTCGCCGATCTTGCGGTCGTGCGCGCTGATGTACCCGCCATCGGCCATGTTGAAGAGCCCCACGCGCAGCGCCGCCAGGCCCGCCGCGCCCATCACCGGGATGTCCGTGCGCGGATGGCCGGGGTCGTGACCCGCATGGGCCATGCCCAGCACGGTGGCCTTGGCGTCGGCGATCAGGCGGTCGCGGTTCATGCTGTACTCGTCGGTGTCGCGCAGGTAGCCGAGGCTGCGGGCCTCGAGCGCGCTGGTGGAGACCTTGGCCATGCCGATGGTCTCGAAGGCCGCGCGCACGGGGGGCAGGAGGTTGTCCGTGCCCGACCAGCGCTCGAGCATGCGCAGGTAGAGTTCCTTGCAGCCGCCGCCGGCGGGCAGCAGGCCCACGCCGACTTCGACCAGGCCGATGTAGCTCTCCGCCGCCGCGCGCACGCGCTGCCCGTGAAGGACGTACTCGGCGCCGCCGCCCAGGGCCAGCGCCGCGGGCGCCACCACCACGGGAACGGGCGAGTACTTCATCGCCATCGTCGCGCCCTGGAAGGCCTTGATCATGAGGTTGACCTCGTCCCAGTCGCCCTCCAGCGCGGCGAAGAGCACCAGCATCAGGTTGGCGCCCACGGAGAAGTTCGTCCCCTGGTTGCCCACCACGATGCCGGCCCAGCCCTCGTCGGTTGCGGTCGTGACTGCGGTCCGCGTGATGCCGAGGATGTCCCCGCCGATGCTGTTCATCTTGGAGTGGAACTCGAGGCCGAGGACGCCGTCGCCCAGGTCCATCAGGCTCGCGCCCTCGTTGCGCTTCACCACCGCGCCGGCGCGGCGCAGCAGGTTCAGCTCCAGCTTGCCGGGGTCGGCGGGCGGCGCGGCGTAGGCCCGGTCGGCCGGGCGCCAGACGGCCACGGCGCCGTCCTCCACGCGGTAGAAGCTGCTGGCGCCGGCCTCGAGCATGGCGTCGATCCAGGCGGGCAGGGCGATGCCCTCGGCGCGCATGCGCTCCACCGTGGCCGCGAGGCCCATGGCGTCCCAGAGCTCGAAGGGACCGGCCTCCCAGGCGAAGCCCCACTTCATGCCGTCATCGATGGGGCGGGGGTCGTCGCAGATCTCGCCCACGCGGTGCGCGCAGTAGGCGAAGAGGCGGCTCAGCGTGCGCCAGGTGAAGGCGCCCGCGCGGCTGTCCATGGCGGCGAGCGCGGCCACCTTCTCGGGCAGCGCCTCGATGCTCTTGAGCCCCTCGATCTCGGGGAAGGACGGCTTCAGCTTCTCGCGATGCTCCAGGGACAGCGTGTCGAGGGTGAGGATGTCGCTTCGGCCGTCCGCGCCGCGCGACTTCTTGTAGAAGCCGGCGCCGCTCTTCTCGCCCAGCAGGCCCTTGTCGATCATGCGCGCCAGCAGCGGCGGCGTGGCGAAGCTCTCGCGCTGCTCGTCGTCGGGGCAGCCCGCGTGGACGTTCCCCGCCACGGCGACGAAGGTGTCCAGGCCCACGAGGTCCGCCGTGCGGAAGCTCGCGCTCTTGGGACGTCCCACCAGCGGACCGGTGAGGAAGTCCACTTCCTCCACGGTGAGTCCCTGCTCCTCCATGGCGCGCAGCGTATCCAGCATGCCGAAGACGCCGATGCGGTTGGCCACGAAGTTGGGGGTGTCGCGCGCGATCACGACGCCCTTGCCCAGGCGCCGGTCGGCGAAGGCCGCCAGCGCGGCGAGCAGCTCGGGGTCCGTGTCGGGACCGGGGATCAGCTCGAGCAGCTTCAGGTAGCGCGGCGGGTTGAAGAAATGGCTGCCGAGGAAGTGGCGGCGGAAGTCGTCGTCCAGGCCCTCTGCCATGGCGGCGATGGAGAGCCCCGAGGTGTTGCTCGTCAGGATGCTGCCCGGCCGGCGGTACTTGGCCGCGCGCGCCAGCACGGCCTTCTTGATGGCCAGGTCCTCCTTGACCACCTCGATGATCCAGTCGGCCTCGGCGATGCGGGGGAGGTCGTCCTCGAGGTTGCCGATCTCCACCATGGCGGCCAGGTCGTTCCGGAAGAAGGGCGCGGGCTTGGCCTTGAGCGCGCGGGCGAGGGCGTCGGCGCCGAGTCGGTTGCGGGCCGCGCGGTCGCCCTCGGGGGCGCCGGCCGGCACCACGTCCAGCATGAGGGAGGGGATGCCCGCGTTGGCCAGGTGGGCCGCGATGGCCGACCCCATGACGCCGCTGCCCAGAACCGCCGCCCGCTCGATGGAGATGCGCATGCTTGCCTCCGTACTGAATATCATTCAGTATCTATCTTGGCGTCTAACTGGCGATTCGTCAACGCCGAAGCGACGCCTTTCGCAACCCTTCATCCCCCGGATCCCCTTGCCGCGTCCGGCCGGCTCACCTAGGATTCCCCCCAGGGAGGATGCCCGTGACCGCCAGCAAGAGCAAGGCCGACAAGCGAGAACGCATCCTGGCAGCGGCCGTGGAGAGCTTCAGCCGGCAGGGCTTCTACCGCACCCGCATCCACGACATCGCGGCCCGGGCCGGCGTGGCCGACGGGACCGTCTATCTCTACTATCGGAACAAGGAGGCGCTTCTGGAGGCCGTGTTCGCGGAAGTGATGGAAAGCTTCCTCGAGGCCGCCCAGGCCAAAGCCCGCCAGCCGCTGCCGGCGCCCGAGCGCCTGCGCCAGGTGCTGGCCCTGCACCTGGGCGCCCTGGGACGCGACCGCGACCTCGCCACGGTCTTCCAGGTGGAGCTGCGGCACAGCGTGCGTCTCATGGAGCGCTACGGGCAGGGGCATCTGCGGGACTACTTCCGCCTCATCGCCGGCCTGCTGGAGTCCGGGCAGGCCGAGGGCACGGTGCGCCCGGGGCTCGACGCCCGCTTCGCCGCGCGCTGCATCTTCGGCATGGTGGACGAATCCGTCACGGCCTGGGTGCTTCACGGCCAGGACCGCCAGCTGGACGAGCTCGCCGCGCCCCTCATGGACTTCCTCCTCCACGGCCTCGCGCCGGCCGGGTCCGGCGTCTAGGCCCCCGGCGCCTGCACCCCCGGTACCTCCGGCTTGACGAAGACCGTCTTCTCCCGCGTGCAGAGCGCCAGCCCCGGCGTGCCCTTCCGCGGCTTCCGCACGTAGCGCTTCTCCGTGTAGATCACCGGCACCAGCCCGCTGTGCCGTGCCTTGCTGTGGAAGGCTGCGATGGCCGCGGCGGCCTCGACGATGCTCCGCGGTGGCCCGCTGCGATGCCCGCCGGTGCGCAGGATCACATGGCTGCCCGACGCCCCCGCGGCGTGGAACCAGAGGTCGCGGCCGTCGGCCTCGCGGTGGGTGAGCTGGTCGTTTTCGGCGTTGTTGCGCCCCACCAGCACCTCCCAGCCGCCGGGCAGGCTGTAGCGGCGGAAGGGCCGCTGCGCCGGCTGGGGCCGCGCGCCGGGCGCGCTGCGCCGCAGGTCGAAGAGCGAGGCCGAGTGTCCGAGGCGCAGCAGCTCCTCGCGCAGGGCGTTGATCTCGGCGAGGTCGCGGCAGCGGCACTTGGCCAGGGTGGGCAGGCGCTCGCCGAGCGTCTCCTCGTCCTCCACCACGCGGCGGCGCACCTCTTCGAGGCGCAGCTCCACCGTCTGCAGGCCGCGCTCGCCCTTGGCGGCGCGCTGGTAGAGGCGGCCGAGGTTGTCCTGGGGGCTGCGGGCGGGGTCGAGGGGGATGTCCACGCGGCGCTCGCCGTCGTGGACGTCGTCCAGCTCGATGTGCTCCATGCCGCGCTTCACCTGGCCGAGGTGGGCGGCGAGGCTGTCGGCCTGGCGGCGCAGGTCGCCCGCGCTGGCCGCGCGCTCCCAGTCCTTCTCGAGCTTGGTCAGCAGGCGGCGGTTGTGGGCGAGGCGCTGTTCGAGGCCGCGGCGCAGGCCCTCGATCAGCTCGCGCATCTGGTAGCGCGCGAGGCAGCCGCGACCCATGTAGTTCAACGCGGTGGGGTAGTGGTCGAAGCGCGACACGGAGATCGCGTCGTGCTCCAGGGCCAGGCTGTCCTCGTCGGTGAGCGGGAAGGGCATGATCTGGCAGCCGCGGTGCAGCTCGGGCGGGAAGCTGAGCACGTTGACGCCCTCGCGCCCGTTCAGCACGCGGTTCACCCAGCGCTGGAGGCGGTTGGCGAGGATGACGCGGGGGTCGTCCTTGGCGTGGGCGCGCGGGCGCTGCGCGAGGTAGCGCACCGAGTCGGGCTTGAAGCCGCGCACGCCCTGGCAGTGCTCGCTGGGGATGCGCCCGTCGCCGCCCTGGCGCACCCGCTCCAGCAGCTCGGGCCGCCAGCCGTCGAAGCCCTCCGGGCCCATCGGCAAGTCTTGCCCGGGGTCGACGACCGGGCCCGCGCCGGCCAAGTACTGCGCCCCGGGCTTGTGCTCGATCGCGCCCTTGCGGCTCGCGCGGATCACGCGCCCCGTGCCGTCGGTGAGCACTGCCCGCCCCCCGGCGAAGAACTCCACGTAGAGGTGCAAGCGGCTGTCTTCCTTGAAGTTCCCCTGGGTGCCGAAGTCCAGGCGCAGCAGGCTCTGCCCGC
Above is a window of Candidatus Latescibacterota bacterium DNA encoding:
- a CDS encoding proline--tRNA ligase, producing MSQGIAKQSEDYSRWYTDVVQKAELADYSPVKGSMVIRPYGYGLWENMREGLDRRFKATGHVNAYFPMLIPESFLKREAEHVEGFAPELAVVTHGGGKKLEEPLVIRPTSETIIWSMYKKWIQSHRDLPLLINQWANVVRWEMRTRLFLRTTEFLWQEGHTAHATAAEAEEETLRMLDVYADFAENEMALPVIKGLKTEQEKFAGAVRTYCIEALMGDGKALQAGTSHNLGQNFARAFDVTYQNEAGERELVWATSWGVSTRLVGALVMAHGDDAGLILPPRLAPVQVVVVPIYKTDEERSATVAEAHRVAEQLTAAGLRVHVDDRDNFKPGWKYAEWELKGVPLRLEIGPKDLEKRSVFSARRDVREKQGLAVDGLDKSVTDLLATIQRDIFQRAVDFRRSNTTRVDSWDEFKDVLESKGGFLVAHWDGTDETESAIQEETKATIRCIPLEMDPADLEPGVCVYSGRASSRRVIFAKSY
- a CDS encoding DNA-binding protein; its protein translation is MDHRETPRGFLLRLDRGEEIISTLTRWLEEKDIRFGALTGIGAVDDPELGLFTMKTKEYLRTRFEGEYEIVNLTGNVSTVDGKPFPHIHGLFSDLGCQVVGGHVFHAEVAVTCEIDLAVYPGEVKRSKDAVTTLNLLDFRA
- a CDS encoding acyl-CoA dehydrogenase family protein, which translates into the protein MADGTTTDMIRGCSFLVEEHPLERVFTPEGFNSEEKMIGDMVSQFVAGSVMPKMDALESLQEGAMPGLLKEAGALGLLMIDVPEAYGGMAQPKRVGMLVAEKLAPSGSFQVGHGAHTGIGTLPIVYFGTPEQKQKYLPRLATGEILGAYALTEAGSGSDAMAARTKAVPSADGSHFVLNGEKMWITNAGFADLFIVFAQVPPEEEGGKDRFTAFILEKGMEGFRTGAEEKKMGIKGSSTRILVLEDVKVPAENVLGRIGRGAAIAFNILNVGRFKLGAGATGSAELALIDAVKYGNGRQQFGVPITSFGMIKHKIGEMAARVYAAQSMVYRTAGYIDQNIATLDKGAEDYDAQVVEHGIREYMTECSMMKVYCSEALDYCVDECVQIFGGYGYSQEYVAERYYRDSRINRIFEGTNEINRMIIAGDVIKKAAKNHLPIFARAKALLEELMGVPSFDTGDDGDFLGGEQHAVTQAKKTTLLTLGAVAQELGDKLKEPMAHEEVLSFLADMIMDVYAMESTVMRTRKIQAQGDAAKTNVAADMTRIICTEGLDRIEMRARETLAAVMSGDTLSTTLAGLRRVIKHTPLDTVTLRRQVADVLIDSEKWPL
- a CDS encoding acetyl-CoA C-acyltransferase, with the translated sequence MSEAVIVAATRTAVGKAPRGTLSATRPDTLAATAVKGLLARVPGLDPALVDDLILGCAFPEAEQGMNFARQVVFLAGLPDAVPAMTMNRYCSSGLEAIHLAALKVASGTVRCAIAGGSESMSLIPMGGVKIVPNPELAAHRPEAYLNMGLTAERVAEMDGVSREDQDAFALESHRRAVAAREGGRFDEEITPVTVTRSRPAGKGGKLVSASEDFARDEGPRADTNAEALAGLRPVFKLGGTVTAGNSSQMSDGAAAVMVCDSDFAAEHGLTPLARLVSYAAAGLAPEIMGLGPVEAVPKALKAAGLALDAMDVIELNEAFAAQGIAVMRRLGMDPAKTNVNGGAIALGHPLGCTGAKLTTQALHELRRRKARYAMVTMCVGGGMGAAGIFENLQ
- a CDS encoding 3-hydroxyacyl-CoA dehydrogenase/enoyl-CoA hydratase family protein, producing the protein MRISIERAAVLGSGVMGSAIAAHLANAGIPSLMLDVVPAGAPEGDRAARNRLGADALARALKAKPAPFFRNDLAAMVEIGNLEDDLPRIAEADWIIEVVKEDLAIKKAVLARAAKYRRPGSILTSNTSGLSIAAMAEGLDDDFRRHFLGSHFFNPPRYLKLLELIPGPDTDPELLAALAAFADRRLGKGVVIARDTPNFVANRIGVFGMLDTLRAMEEQGLTVEEVDFLTGPLVGRPKSASFRTADLVGLDTFVAVAGNVHAGCPDDEQRESFATPPLLARMIDKGLLGEKSGAGFYKKSRGADGRSDILTLDTLSLEHREKLKPSFPEIEGLKSIEALPEKVAALAAMDSRAGAFTWRTLSRLFAYCAHRVGEICDDPRPIDDGMKWGFAWEAGPFELWDAMGLAATVERMRAEGIALPAWIDAMLEAGASSFYRVEDGAVAVWRPADRAYAAPPADPGKLELNLLRRAGAVVKRNEGASLMDLGDGVLGLEFHSKMNSIGGDILGITRTAVTTATDEGWAGIVVGNQGTNFSVGANLMLVLFAALEGDWDEVNLMIKAFQGATMAMKYSPVPVVVAPAALALGGGAEYVLHGQRVRAAAESYIGLVEVGVGLLPAGGGCKELYLRMLERWSGTDNLLPPVRAAFETIGMAKVSTSALEARSLGYLRDTDEYSMNRDRLIADAKATVLGMAHAGHDPGHPRTDIPVMGAAGLAALRVGLFNMADGGYISAHDRKIGEKVANVLCGGELTGTQRVTEEYLLELEREAFLSLVGEPKTLERIQHTLKTGKPLRN
- a CDS encoding TetR/AcrR family transcriptional regulator, with product MTASKSKADKRERILAAAVESFSRQGFYRTRIHDIAARAGVADGTVYLYYRNKEALLEAVFAEVMESFLEAAQAKARQPLPAPERLRQVLALHLGALGRDRDLATVFQVELRHSVRLMERYGQGHLRDYFRLIAGLLESGQAEGTVRPGLDARFAARCIFGMVDESVTAWVLHGQDRQLDELAAPLMDFLLHGLAPAGSGV
- a CDS encoding DUF814 domain-containing protein, translating into MDFPNLLMAAPLLDALQGQRLQRVTWNGPVAALVFDSGRGSEVLVLHLHQEVQSLHLDTTLHEEFEHIQFQDRRHDFSFLPPHLEGATYLGAAPIRGQSLLRLDFGTQGNFKEDSRLHLYVEFFAGGRAVLTDGTGRVIRASRKGAIEHKPGAQYLAGAGPVVDPGQDLPMGPEGFDGWRPELLERVRQGGDGRIPSEHCQGVRGFKPDSVRYLAQRPRAHAKDDPRVILANRLQRWVNRVLNGREGVNVLSFPPELHRGCQIMPFPLTDEDSLALEHDAISVSRFDHYPTALNYMGRGCLARYQMRELIEGLRRGLEQRLAHNRRLLTKLEKDWERAASAGDLRRQADSLAAHLGQVKRGMEHIELDDVHDGERRVDIPLDPARSPQDNLGRLYQRAAKGERGLQTVELRLEEVRRRVVEDEETLGERLPTLAKCRCRDLAEINALREELLRLGHSASLFDLRRSAPGARPQPAQRPFRRYSLPGGWEVLVGRNNAENDQLTHREADGRDLWFHAAGASGSHVILRTGGHRSGPPRSIVEAAAAIAAFHSKARHSGLVPVIYTEKRYVRKPRKGTPGLALCTREKTVFVKPEVPGVQAPGA